The proteins below come from a single Drosophila kikkawai strain 14028-0561.14 chromosome 3R, DkikHiC1v2, whole genome shotgun sequence genomic window:
- the unc80 gene encoding protein unc-80 homolog isoform X6 produces MVTNAAATGAAAGAAATSTTTATNNNNLQTNNNSHAANNNNDDFDFDQDNGLQDLGLPVSVQTFLWRQIAPFIRPKLGKLHESTCLFCQHAPGHHESKEACKSFEKVLVQNIQFGLSPPLTKALGAIPRWRLLQGALPHVMHACAALLHNRVKDMQAIGPVETKLLYTMQWILLYAAEECADDEGGEDLGLGETAEPKSKSIDQYLFSVPTITLFVYLFAPIIHHLKESDFQNFRLENGIKLWQGMWDNRAPGAPCFTASVKPKARNLLCAPTPKGSTDVFPARKHSLSADAMSPKADSPQSGISDYGRQDEEGSWVSSPKEFAFPETIPEEASSVEDERVVIFRLPSAPQLMDNSFFTADASLLQQQQSQSRRGSRQSMNSRDKDKVPSTKFEFDQQELMRGASMKEKRSASIEKETDSDKSDSIKADVSAATFLDVAVLRCLFISHWQEEGIFWSLQYLYNRLSDIGEEAAITLNQPRKRSNSLPIPQIEISLYQGPGSNSRDSPGSSVVKDYIEIPEPSPTVTACVVEEPQSAPSTSERRGSEKKKRVKMADLRAFVETKMFSKSEKNLEKVGLDTNSANGKTPTPLQHAEYHRSLDTGEKKLSRSASMISREPASNLIKGKSMPSLSCLLDSGFYRYVEPPRAPRPSQATCPRSTAFYPRNPIITVTEHTPTPSPDYIKRQGSIDSQLDALSNGGSIAGGNGGGNGSTGMGSTTTRYRGQMLRSHTDSHIDYTGVDESEAPGSSFYITRDGGIDYEIILLAISNVFKRDPAQVCSLRVLEAGLNICELLIEMGVLKLGEHAHEISMSITRRALQVLGCPHGCNDGVRGPPADFLRNQCQKILSRMLRQAGQRTKRYMQEMVRTSPLPELIDYFHAFLAFCVDPSSLLSPLSQGGYSTNFSGGMSGGAEAQVVGAVFKPLVSRFVEASKDLKGPENIALYGDIRQLVTYVKGAHGGPFRLVALSGILAVTPRPHKKGPTSQTTRVIRHIPQANVPQSSQNDDNRSQRRLLLKKRSTSSACAVSLLETEACEEHYKTSQSPLSNFRRRTTGVRPTLTPRHSERALLSDSTSSSERNSLGRLSGLVRWFRGTPKEASSIDLEIGSLNPEISSTFMRHASLKIQRGRSSDGIGRSIQRAKRRVERRLNRFGGIVKGKKKVGGIEETADFSRRSSSDMCDGPRESEVVILKERKLVPTEPVRVGMLRLSFLLETCAPGSFPDPQLVAAVLDLPQAPLVARATFLLECAHFVHLCNKGQWPAWMKQNVGSYRTSGANININQMKHQVSQTSARRTHILQRAAGKMFHQWAEMVGARLEEILFTERLQYEAVNASLTDPEKQRELLQQDEEEDFLDETSVNPHGNDCPHSLKLIACVLLFEITAFLRDTYLMLPKTSKLIHRDKPAPWEKVYREANRRWSMALSSMGHSQTSAQSLQSIAAGNDVAGQSERKISFVLHEPDNESENSSNTTLTKEGGEEARRPTASAVRPFLLRRGTATTTGGSFKRRSLKLRRNTKDSKDIETDFNMQSRRKVSSLSDRSDTSEQGMISGGEESPGILSDDQQPESPTDSNENDDTAKNMPWLKAVIDMMSSYNYYCTHKGYCHPFCYKRHMRSCTRLVKATRKVYGEEFGFTFDADHPNVEPTVISSSKPHTSRSRSTRKVSEQSSTQTSPSKRKDSLSRKDRISDDPDLEMAEKLAKAFRQEKEKKLQEEPPILKFIRIHIRNLFHFPLATLLKGAVVLTEEMVIEAMPAAWELLLETNHDTATSSAAVFLMGSVKAQNFAFDIMQRALKHKDPDIRIGAIQRYLVLWKCRFHVWPRMEENAHDVTFKVPPGGIEFTLPSPKIGIESLPVVDPPWMPVQQTKDMDVTLNQDRHRSLVTATKSRKMQQTEAIRNALRQQRDKQRAERHSFLITMIPISQQASHEPGMEKLEDHEIEEDLDGTRMSSHLHHSHSLFPSVLCSSVMQIVGCLDDAAIGSDGNAVYEIAYQVIWVCLVEESALFLRYVFERLTRDRQDQMFKLLRHLIRFVPRLPQQAAFALYNSIIGYIMFYVRSSNELKQELVGSALSVLWMVVHSVHGIMFKDLKQILRKEQCDASILLTANVPAAKKIVVHGPADDDYNIPSQFPVQEDTLFCQLLKEALDYYPIDEKNTSHYCLVDYKSSKILNPNWYIRDLYFFKRSQYPEVRLMLMRPEESFLALQKQELTKKFVEIGKVHLTWAILKNVDMVVQRVVFLHEELMKLPSFPRKALEVDLDLHHGGEYGKVLLGLDVLHKFMWVRLIARMFEAMAGNFAYSADIQLFLNVLSGASILHAEDSCIMRYVMATFINAAFNFKNIFSTNGYFMIMPTLLQVYSLHQTNKLITTTIEYAVKQFYLLNRKPFILQMFGSVSAILDTDEDGTYGEAHKVQSSCLFNLLLSLEDPSPDPLNIAELVKEPKPLKAIDFCYHDEDDDVTVLDCITLCVMVVSYSAESTRGYQMLIILEAILPCYLQQIQSPSYIPLQGKSERDIILQLAVAIRTMVHNCEGLAKSYNGPYRNSPEHKGSSQRNCSRGPPCSPGLDFEEESHPKYLTDARTKNMMDSAEDSEMIRTEYRRPRDVLLSVVADFLTKSTARLAELAKKMPSDTKPTEVLDAKCHIRLADIAHSLLKVSPYDPESMACRGLQRYMQAVLPRAEWSNDTLRNALVTILRRIDKVFLKISKKPSIRRNTDWEAAAGLLKGIHETIIRHSYVLHWQQMKVLISTVQNLIVNEPGSGIPEGVSSAGAALMSQNPPAFFCSAVVRLVALQVVSPVDCFSLVHICGGSAEFATQEKAEGFLMHLIMPLCLKVCSGRGVSDVGELKMTDVTFLLTAVLNAMSPPAGRTGQAVSQINRVTGDLRAGSLTFTGSRDAKRPARISGSLYQAAFLALRIVCICFENRLSNEWPRIVRVMRDLGRRNEAAPDLWSFMEFVVTHRTPLYIVLLPFILHKISQPPIGDHERHMQFIIRERLRGTPPQGGIKSKGALLLELARELRDLRDELEEKRYVSTDRESSEQKKSDTPAATSAADAHKSQQRPSLISIFTGTTTGQATHSHVSAVPIDSRSGSGGICTPSDTLSQQTLHPPRESLSSSSTGRDPHTTTSESQSGEADAGSAPTLVGPTPSGSGHGSGSGCGTASAVPSHLSHSQSLQQAPFKAQPPKLRFVSSVEFRHSSGETSTTPLSPESPAEDSSGDHTRSRLQRSKAASRKTFRLKRSRLTPMEPPSIVTSHSQEEQPQPPQPKTLGEISWDSVSQTSSTSGYRDNNSLQTGLLSPDGSLGGLTLGRSPSQHSLLMVFEGQDEDTLI; encoded by the exons ATGGTGACCAATGCCGCCGCAACGGGGgcagctgcaggagcagcagcaacaagcaccaccaccgccacaaacaacaacaacctgcAGACGAACAACAACAGTCATGcggcgaacaacaacaacgatgaCTTTGACTTTGACCAGGACAACGGACTGCAGGACCTGGGCTTGCCAGTGTCCGTGCAGACTTTCCTTTGGCGCCAAATAGCCCCCTTCATCCGGCCCAAGCTGGGCAAGCTGCACGAGTCTACCTGTCTG TTTTGTCAACATGCACCGGGACACCAT GAATCGAAGGAAGCCTGCAAG TCCTTCGAAAAAGTTTTGGTTCAAAACATCCAGTTTGGTCTCTCGCCGCCGCTTACCAAGGCTCTGGGTGCCATTCCCCGATGGCGCCTACTCCAAGGAGCCCTACCACATGTTATGCATGCCTGTGCTGCCCTGCTTCATAACCGCGTCAAGGATATGCAGGCCATTGGACCTGTGGAAACCAAGCTGCTCTACACCATGCAGTGGATCCTACTGTATGCCGCCGAGGAATGCGCCGATGATGAAGGCGGCGAGGATCTGGGACTGGGCGAAACGGCTGAGCCCAAATCCAAGTCCATAGATCAGTACTTGTTTTCGGTGCCAACGATTACG CTCTTTGTGTACCTCTTTGCACCCATCATACATCATCTAAAGGAGTCGGATTTTCAGAACTTTCGTCTGGAGAATGGCATTAAGCTCTGGCAGGGTATGTGGGACAACCGTGCACCGGGAGCGCCTTGCTTTACGGCTTCGGTAAAGCCCAAGGCCCGGAACCTGTTGTGTGCTCCCACTCCAAAGGGATCTACGGATGTGTTTCCCGCCCGTAAGCACTCCCTTAGCGCAGATGCCATGTCCCCCAAAGCGGACTCGCCGCAGAGCGGCATTTCTGATTACGGCAGGCAGGATGAGGAG GGTTCCTGGGTATCCTCACCCAAGGAGTTTGCCTTTCCCGAAACCATACCAGAGGAGGCTTCCAGCGTGGAGGATGAACGCGTTGTCATATTTAGACTGCCTTCGGCGCCACAACTAATGGATAACTCTTTCTTTACG GCCGATGCCAGTCTgctccagcaacagcagtcCCAGAGTCGTCGCGGCAGTCGCCAGTCTATGAACTCCCGCGACAAGGACAAGGTGCCTTCCACCAAGTTCGAGTTCGATCAGCAGGAGCTGATGCGCGGCGCCTCGATGAAGGAGAAGCGTAGTGCCTCCATCGAAAAAGAGACCGACTCGGACAAGTCAGACAGCATCAAGGCGGATGTATCTGCGGCCACCTTCCTCGATGTGGCGGTGCTTCGTTGCCTCTTCATCTCCCACTGGCAGGAGGAGGGAATCTTTTGGAGCCTACAGTACCTGTACAATCG TCTCAGCGACATTGGGGAAGAGGCAGCCATCACCTTGAACCAGCCTCGCAAGCGATCAAACTCCTTGCCCATACCCCAAATAGAGATATCACTCTACCAAGGACCCGGCAGCAATAGTCGCGACAGTCCAGGGAGCTCTGTGGTCAAGGACTACATCGAGATACCCGAGCCATCGCCCACGGTGACTGCCTGTGTTGTGG AGGAACCCCAAAGCGCACCGAGCACCAGTGAAAGGCGTGGCAGCGAGAAGAAGAAACGGGTCAAAATGGCGGATCTGCGGGCCTTCGTGGAGACCAAAATGTTCTCAAAGTCGGAGAAGAATTTGGAAAAAGTAGGGCTAGATACAAACTCTGCCAATGGCAAGACACCAACACCACTGCAACATGCA GAGTACCACCGCAGCCTGGACACTGGTGAAAAGAAGCTATCGCGTTCGGCTTCCATGATCAGCCGAGAGCCGGCCAGCAACTTGATCAAGGGAAAATCCATGCCCAGCCTCAG CTGTCTGCTTGATAGCGG ATTTTACAGATACGTAGAGCCACCCAGGGCGCCGAGGCCATCGCAGGCCACCTGTCCGCGCTCCACGGCGTTTTACCCGCGAAATCCCATCATTACCGTCACAGAGCACACGCCCACACCCTCGCCAGACTACATTAAGCGACAG GGATCCATTGACTCCCAGCTGGATGCCCTAAGTAATGGCGGAAGCATTGCCGGCGGCAATGGAGGAGGCAATGGCAGCACCGGCATGGGCAGCACGACCACCCGTTACCGTGGCCAAATGCTGCGCTCCCACACGGACTCCCATATCGATTATACAGGCGTGGACGAGTCCGAGGCGCCTGGCTCGTCCTTCTACATTACCCGCGATGGCGGCATTGACTACGAGATAATCCTGCTGGCCATCAGCAATGTGTTCAAGCGGGACCCGGCCCAAGTGTGTTCGCTTCGTGTCTTGGAGGCGGGACTAAACATATGCGAGCTCCTGATCGAAATGGGTGTCCTCAAGTTGGGTGAACATGCCCACGAGATATCCATGAGCATAACTAGGCGAGCTCTGCAGGTCCTGGGTTGTCCACACGGCTGCAATGACG GTGTTCGAGGTCCTCCCGCTGACTTCCTGCGCAACCAGTGCCAGAAGATCCTGTCCCGAATGCTGCGACAGGCCGGCCAGCGGACCAAGCGATACATGCAGGAGATGGTCCGAACGTCACCGCTGCCAGAGCTCATCGACTACTTTCACGCCTTCCTGGCCTTCTGCGTGGACCCCAGCTCGCTGCTGTCGCCCCTGA GTCAGGGCGGCTATTCGACCAATTTTAGCGGCGGCATGAGTGGCGGCGCCGAGGCTCAAGTGGTTGGGGCAGTCTTCAAGCCCCTGGTCAGTCGCTTTGTGGAGGCCAGCAAGGACCTGAAGGGCCCCGAGAACATAGCCCTTTACGGCGACATCCGGCAGCTGGTTACCTATGTCAAGGGCGCCCATGGCGGACCCTTCCGTCTGGTGGCCCTCAGCGGCATCCTGGCTGTGACCCCAAGGCCCCACAAGAAGGGACCGACCTCGCAGACCACGCGAGTAATCAG ACACATTCCCCAGGCCAATGTCCCGCAGAGTTCGCAGAACGACGACAATCGCTCCCAGCGTCGCCTGCTGCTAAAGAAGCGCAGCACCTCGTCCGCCTGCGCCGTG AGCCTGCTGGAGACGGAGGCGTGCGAGGAGCACTACAAGACCAGCCAATCACCGCTGAGCAACTTCCGGAGGCGCACAACCGGCGTAAGGCCCACGCTGACACCGCGACATAGCGAGAGAGCCCTGCTCTCCGATTCCACGTCCAGCTCCGAACGCAATTCGCTGGGACGGCTCAGCGGCTTGGTGCGCTGGTTCCGCGGCACGCCCAAGGAGGCATCGTCCATTGACCTGGAGATCGGGTCCCTCAACCCGGAGATCTCCTCCACATTCATGCGGCACGCCTCGCTAAAGATCCAGCGCGGCCGGTCGAGCGATGGCATTGGGCGGTCCATTCAGCGTGCCAAGCGACGCGTCGAGCGGCGGCTGAACCGTTTCGGTGGCATTGTGAAGGGCAAAAAGAAGGTTGGTGGCATCGAGGAAACGGCCGACTTCAGCCGGCGCAGCTCCTCGGACATGTGCGACGGGCCACGCGAATCGGAGGTTGTCATCCTCAAGGAACGGAAGCTGGTGCCCACAGAGCCGGTGCGGGTGGGCATGCTACGGCTCTCCTTCCTGCTGGAGACCTGTGCCCCTGGCTCCTTTCCGGATCCCCAACTGGTGGCTGCCGTTCTGGATCTG CCCCAAGCTCCTCTTGTGGCCCGGGCCACTTTTCTGCTGGAGTGCGCCCACTTCGTTCATTTGTGCAACAAGGGTCAGTGGCCCGCCTGGATGAAGCAGAACGTGGGCAGCTACCGGACCTCCGGGGCCAACATCAACATTAACCAGATGAAGCATCAGGTGAGCCAAACGAGCGCCAGACGCACTCACATCCTGCAACGAGCTGCCGGGAAGATGTTCCACCAGTGGGCGGAAATGGTGGGTGCCCGTCTGGAGGAGATCCTGTTCACCGAACGTCTGCAGTACGAGGCGGTAAATGCTAGCCTCACCGATCCCGAGAAGCAGCgcgagctgctgcagcaggacgaggaggaggatttCCTAGACGAGACATCGGTCAATCCGCATGGCAACGATTGCCCGCACTCCCTGAAGCTGATTGCCTGCGTCCTGCTCTTTGAGATCACCGCATTCTTGAGGGACACGTACCTGATGCTTCCCAAGACATCCAAGCTAATCCACCGGGACAAGCCGGCGCCGTGGGAGAAGGTTTACCGCGAAGCCAATCGTCGTTGGTCAATGGCCCTGAGTTCTATGGGTCATTCACAGACCTCGGCTCAGAGTCTGCAGTCGATAGCAGCGGGCAACGATGTTGCTGGTCAGTCAGAGCGAAAGATATCCTTTGTCCTCCACGAACCGGATAATGAGTCCGagaacagcagcaacacaacGCTGACAAAGGAGGGAGGCGAAGAGG CTCGTCGTCCCACAGCCTCTGCTGTTCGTCCATTCTTGTTAAGACGCGGCACTGCCACCACCACAGGCGGATCTTTCAAGCGTCGCTCTCTGAAGCTTCGTCGCAATACCAAGGACAGCAAGGATATAGAAACAGATT TTAACATGCAATCGCGACGAAAGGTTTCGTCTCTATCAGATCGCAGCGACACCTCGGAGCAGGGCATGATTAGTGGAGGCGAGGAGTCACCGGGAATCCTTAGTGACGATCAGCAACCAGAATCGCCCACTGACTCAAACGAAAACGATGACACGGCCAAGAATATGCCCTGGCTGAAGGCAGTCATCGACATGATGTCCAGCTACAACTACTACTGCACCCACAAAGGATACTGCCATCCTTTCTGCTATAAGCGTCACATGCGCTCCTGCACCCGGCTAGTTAAGGCCACACGGAAG GTCTATGGCGAGGAATTTGGGTTTACCTTCGATGCCGATCATCCCAATGTCGAGCCAACGGTAATCAGCTCCAGCAAACCCCACACTTCAAGATCCCGCTCCACGCGGAAAGTATCAGAGCAGAGCTCCACCCAGACTTCTCCTTCCAAGCGCAAGGATAGTTTGTCACGCAAGGATCG CATAAGTGATGACCCTGACCTGGAAATGGCTGAGAAACTGGCCAAAGCCTTCCGCCAGGAGAAGGAAAAGAAGCTGCAGGAGGAGCCACCAATTCTCAAGTTTATTCGCATCCATATTCGCAATCTGTTTCACTTTCCGCTGGCCACCTTGCTCAAGGGCGCCGTTGTGCTTACCGAGGAGATGGTCATCGAGGCTATGCCAGCTGCATGGGAGCTCCTGCTGGAGACGAACCATGATACGGCCACTTCCAGCGCCGCTGTCTTTTTGATGGGCTCCGTAAAGGCCCAAAACTTTGCCTTCGATATCATGCAGAGGGCCCTAAAGCACAAGGATCCGGACATAAGGATTGGGGCCATCCAGCGGTATTTGGTGCTCTGGAAGTGCCGCTTCCACGTCTGGCCGCGAATGGAGGAGAACGCCCACGACGTTACGTTTAAGGTGCCGCCAGGCGGCATTGAATTCACTCTACCCTCACCCAAGATTGGTATCGAAAGTCTTCCTGTGGTGGATCCGCCGTGGATGCCAGTTCAACAAACGAAGGACATGGACGTCACACTGAACCAAGATAGACAT CGATCCCTGGTCACCGCCACCAAGAGCCGTAAGATGCAACAGACGGAGGCCATCCGGAACGCTCTGCGCCAGCAGCGGGACAAGCAGAGGGCGGAGCGGCACAGCTTCCTTATTACCATGATACCCATTAGCCAGCAGGCCTCTCACGAGCCAGGTATGGAGAAGCTGGAGGACCACGAGATCGAAGAGGATCTGGACGGAACCCGCATGTCCTCGCACCTGCACCACTCCCACTCGCTGTTCCCCTCCGTGCTCTGCTCGTCCGTGATGCAGATCGTTGGCTGCCTGGATGACGCCGCCATCGGTTCAGACGGCAATGCGGTGTACGAGATCGCCTACCAGGTGATCTGGGTGTGTCTGGTCGAGGAGTCCGCTCTGTTCCTGCGCTACGTGTTCGAGCGTTTGACTCGCGACCGACAGGATCAAATGTTTAAGCTGCTGCGCCACCTCATCCGATTCGTGCCCCGTCTGCCGCAGCAGGCGGCCTTTGCTCTCTACAACTCGATCATTGGGTACATCATGTTCTATGTGAGATCTTCCAATGAGCTCAAACAAGAG CTTGTGGGGTCTGCCCTTTCGGTTCTGTGGATGGTGGTGCACTCAGTGCACGGCATCATGTTCAAGGACTTGAAACAGATCCTTCGAAAGGAGCAGTGCGATGCCTCCATCCTGCTAACGGCCAATGTGCCTGCAGCCAAGAAGATCGTGGTGCACGGACCGGCTGATGACGACTACAACATACCCTCGCAATTTCCCGTGCAGGAGGACACACTCTTCTGTCAGCTGCTGAAGGAGGCCCTGGATTACTATCCCATAGATGAGAAGAACACCAGTCACTACTGCCTGGTGGACTACAAGAGCA GTAAAATTCTCAATCCGAATTGGTACATTCGCGATCTGTACTTCTTCAAACGCTCCCAGTACCCGGAGGTGCGTCTCATGCTGATGCGTCCGGAAGAGTCCTTCCTGGCCCTGCAGAAGCAGGAGCTAACCAAGAAATTTGTCGAGATTGGAAAAGTTCATCTGACCTGGGCGATCCTCAAGAACGTCGACATGGTAGTGCAGCGGGTGGTGTTTCTGCACGAAGAGCTGATGAAGCTGCCCTCGTTTCCGCGCAAGGCTCTCGAAGTGGATCTGGATCTGCACCATGGCGGCGAGTACGGAAAGGTGCTGCTCGGGTTGGACGTCCTGCACAAGTTCATGTGGGTGCGACTGATCGCCCGCATGTTCGAGGCCATGGCTGGTAATTTCGCCTACTCCGCAGACATCCAACTCTTCCTGAACGTCCTTTCCGGCGCCTCCATTCTGCACGCCGAAGATTCCTGCATCATGCGCTATGTGATGGCCACCTTCATCAACGCCGCCTTCAACTTTAAGAACATCTTCTCCACGAACGGTTACTTTATGATTATGCCCACGCTGCTACAGGTCTACTCCCTGCATCAGACCAACAAGCTGATCACCACCACCATTGAGTACGCGGTCAAGCAGTTCTATCTGCTCAACCGGAAGCCCTTCATCCTGCAGATGTTCGGCTCCGTTTCCGCCATTCTGGACACCGACGAAGACGGCACCTATGGAGAGGCCCACAAGGTGCAGTCCAGCTGTCTCTTCAATCTCCTGCTAAGTTTGGAGGACCCCTCGCCGGATCCGCTAAACATTGCGGAATTGGTCAAGGAGCCAAAGCCTCTCAAGGCCATTGACTTTTGCTATcacgacgaggacgacgacgtgACCGTGCTGGACTGCATCACACTCTGCGTAATGGTGGTTTCCTACTCCGCGGAGAGCACCCGAGGATACCAGATGCTG ATTATTTTGGAGGCCATTCTGCCGTGCTACTTGCAGCAGATCCAATCGCCCAGCTACATTCCGCTGCAGGGAAAGTCCGAGCGCGACATTATCCTCCAGCTCGCAGTGGCAATTCGCACCATGGTGCACAACTGCGAGGGCCTGGCCAAGAGCTACAACGGACCGTATCGGAACAGTCCAGAGCACAAGGGCTCCTCGCAGCGCAACTGCAGTCGCGGCCCGCCCTGTTCGCCTGGCCTGGACTTTGAGGAGGAGTCACACCCCAAGTACTTGACGGATGCACGCACTAAGAACATGATGGACTctgccgaggattcggaaATGATTCGCACTGAGTACCGGAGACCCCGAGACGTACTGCTCTCCGTGGTGGCGGATTTCCTCACAAAATCCACGGCTCGACTGGCGGAGCTGGCCAAGAAGATGCCCAGTGACACCAAGCCAACCGAGGTCCTGGACGCTAAATGCCACATCCGCCTGGCGGATATTGCGCACTCGCTTCTGAAGGTGTCGCCTTACGACCCTGAGTCCATGGCGTGCCGGGGTTTGCAGCGCTATATGCAGGCTGTTCTGCCACGGGCAGAGTGGTCTAACGACACTCTTCGCAACGCCTTGGTCACCATTCTGCGGCGCATCGACAAGGTGTTCCTTAAGATTTCAAAAAAACCCTCAATTCGGCGCAACACCGACTGGGAGGCGGCCGCCGGCCTACTGAAGGGCATCCACGAGACAATAATCCGGCACTCATACGTCCTCCACTGGCAGCAAATGAAGGTCCTTATCAGCACTGTGCAAAATCTGATCGTCAATGAGCCCGGATCCGGCATTCCCGAGGGTGTCTCCAGCGCAGGGGCGGCCCTCATGTCTCAGAATCCACCGGCCTTTTTCTGCTCAGCCGTGGTGCGCCTGGTGGCCCTCCAAGTGGTCAGCCCCGTGGACTGCTTCTCCCTCGTCCACATTTGCGGGGGCAGCGCAGAGTTTGCCACGCAGGAAAAGGCCGAAGGCTTTCTAATGCATCTGATCATGCCGCTGTGTCTGAAGGTCTGCTCGGGACGCGGTGTATCCGACGTGGGTGAGCTCAAAATGACGGACGTGACCTTTTTGCTGACCGCCGTTCTCAACGCAATGAGCCCGCCGGCAGGTCGCACCGGTCAGGCTGTGTCGCAGATTAACCGTGTCACCGGGGACCTCCGTGCCGGGTCCCTCACTTTCACGGGCAGTCGGGACGCCAAGCGTCCGGCTCGCATCTCCGGTTCCCTCTATCAGGCCGCCTTTCTGGCCCTACGCATCGTTTGCATCTGCTTCGAGAATCGGCTGTCCAACGAGTGGCCACGCATCGTCCGGGTGATGAGGGATTTGGGCAGGCGGAATGAAGCTGCTCCAGACTTGTGGAGCTTCATGGAGTTTGTGGTCACCCACCGAACGCCCCTCTATATTGTCCTGCTGCCCTTCATTTTGCACAAG ATCTCGCAGCCACCCATTGGAGACCACGAACGGCACATGCAGTTCATCATCAGGGAGAGACTTCGCGGAACGCCGCCTCAGGGCGGAATCAAGTCGAAGGGAGCCCTGCTGCTGGAGTTGGCCCGGGAGCTGCGCGACCTGCGCGACGAGCTGGAGGAGAAGCGATACG TCTCCACAGATCGCGAGAGCTCCGAGCAGAAGAAGAGCGACACCCCGGCGGCAACCAGTGCGGCAGACGCTCACAAGTCGCAGCAAAGACCTTCACTCATATCTATATTCACAGGGACCACCACCGGCCAGGCCACCCACTCGCACGTCTCCGCCGTGCCGATCGACTCGCGCAGCGGATCGGGGGGCATCTGCACACCCAGCGACACGCTGTCGCAGCAGACGCTGCACCCGCCGCGGGAGTCGTTGTCGAGCAGCTCCACGGGCCGCGATCCGCACACGACGACCAGCGAGAGCCAGAGCGGCGAGGCGGACGCAGGCTCGGCGCCGACGCTGGTGGGGCCCACGCCTAGCGGATCGGGTCACGGCTCCGGCTCCGGTTGCGGCACCGCCTCTGCCGTGCCCTCGCACCTCTCGCACTCGCAGTCGCTCCAGCAGGCTCCCTTCAAGGCGCAGCCCCCGAAACTGCGCTTCGTCTCGTCCGTGGAGTTCCGGCACTCCTCCGGAGAGACCTCAACCACGCCGCTATCGCCGGAAAGTCCGGCCGAGGACAGCTCCGGGGATCACACCCGCTCACGTCTACAGCGCTCGAAGGCAGCCAGCCGGAAGACCTTCCGGCTAAAGCGCAGCCGTCTAACGCCCATGGAACCACCCAGCATT GTCACCTCGCACTCCCAGGAGGAGCAGCCACAGCCGCCCCAGCCCAAAACACTCGGCGAGATATCCTGGGACTCCGTTTCGCAGACATCCTCGACGTCGGGCTATCGGGATAACAACAGCTTGCAGACGGGCCTGCTCTCACCGGACGGATCCCTGGGAGGACTGACCCTGGGCCGGTCGCCCTCGCAGCACTCGCTCCTCATGGTGTTCGAGGGCCAGGACGAGGACACGCTCATTTAA